Genomic segment of Paenalkalicoccus suaedae:
TTTGTTTAACTTCCTCACTAAAATGAAAGAGAACGCCGAGCTTTTCTGCCAAACGTTTAAATCCAGTTGCGATCTGGACATTGCCTCCCTTGGTATAAAAAACTCCTTGTGTCAGTTCTAGGTGACCGATCATGCCAAATGTGGCAGGAGAAGAGAAGGGGGAGGATCCTATATACGTGGCATAGCGATTAAAAGCCGCGATAACACGCTCATCTTTAAAGTAGCGCCGATGAAAATGGTCTAATGACTCTAAGGGGCGTGACTTTATCATCGCTTTAGCTAAAGGTGCACTTAAATAATCGCGCCAGCTTGAGAAAGTCCTCCGTAAAAAATAGCGTTCGGACAATTCATAAAGCCTCTTCACTTCCTGCAAATAATCATCCACTTTATCCGCTTCGCCAGCTCGCATCGTCGCTAATTCTTCTTTTAAGATCTCATGATTTGATGAAAATCGAAACGAGCTTCCATCTTTAAATGCATTCGTTGTATGAGATTCGAGAGGTAAGAACTCCATATAATCAAGTGGACTTTCCCCTGTTTGCTCGATAACTTCGTTAAATATATGTGGCATCGTAATGGTATTTGGTCCAAAGTCAAAAGAAGCTTCACCAACTTTAACAGGATGAAGTTTTCCACCTGCATGTTCATTTTTTTCAATAACTGTAACTTGATATCCAGCATGCTGTAAGGTGATTGCTGCAGACAATCCTCCTAAGCCAGCTCCGATAATGACAATTTTCTTCATCGATACTGTCTTCCTTTCCATATAAAGCCCCGCTTTGAAATGCCAAGATAGGTGGAATAAAGGAGCATAGCAATAGTGGCAATAATAGTGACAGGGAAAAAAGTACATAGCCACCACTTTTGCCTGGTGAAAGAATCAATAATACATTTAATTAGCATAACAAGTAGTAAAGGCACCACGAGCATGAGGTTCCCTTGAATAAGGCCGATAATTGCCACTGGTAGTGGAAGAAAGAAAAGGATTAAATAAAGAAAGCTAAGTGCAATTACGACTAAGACACTTCGACCTAAACCTGGGAAAAAATTTTTAGAGAATCCCTGCCATACTTCTTTACTTGTGTTGTACATAAAGCATGATAAGGAGTTTGTGTTATTTACAATCGTTGCTTTATAGCCGCTTTGCTTCATCGCCCGCATACTGTGAATGTCCTCTACAAGTGAGTCCTTTACACGCTCATGCCCGCCCATCTTTATGTATGCCTCACGGCGATACATCATAAATGCCCCGTGTGCAGCTGTTGCAGCTTGCCAATTCGTTTTATTGGCAAGGAGGATTGGAAGGTGAAAAAAGACGAGAAAATGTTGCATAGGAATCAGCATAAACCCAAAAACACTTTTAAGCGGATAATGGGGAAAGCCGCTGATAAGGCCTGTTTGAGGAGTAAATGCTGCTAAACTTCTCTCCACTAGCTTCGGGTGAACAGTAACGTCTGCATCTAAAAATAAATAAAAGTCACCATTAGCCTGTAAACTAAGTTGATGGCAAGCATGTACTTTGCCTACCCATCCTTCTGGTAGCTCTTTACCATTGATGACAGTGAGTTGATCCCACTGATCTTTAGCTTGTTCAAGTAAATTTCCCGTATTATCTGTAGATCCGTCATTTAATACAACGACTTCTATATGGCTATATGTAAGCTTTTGAAGCGACTTCATCAGCCTCTCTACATTCGCTTCCTCGTTTCTCATAGGAATGAGGATAGATACAAGCTCTGAGTGTTCTGAAGAAGAATCTTTCAGTAATGGCATAGACAAGCAGTTAAACAGTGTCCATAAAACAAGTATAAAAAGAAGGAGAATCCATAGTTCGACCATTAGTTCCTCCTCCTAAGCGTAGATTTCATTTTTTCAAGCGTCGCTCCAATCCCTAGCTTCCCTGATAATAGTGGAGCAAACGTAGGGGCCTCGTTTATAACATCTTCTTTTAAGAGATCAAGCTCTTTAGTTAATGCTTGTTCGATGTCAGCTGTTACTTGCTTCCTAGGTTTTGTCACATCAAGCTCAATGGGATAACCAATCTGAATGAACCATTCAGGTAGCTGATGATGTAAATGCGTATGATAAAACGTAATAGGAATGATAGGGACGTTTGGTAGAGCCTGCTTTAAATGGGCGACACCAGCAAAAAATTGAAGTGGTCGCTTCTCTAATGGATACTCGTTCCCTTGTGGAAAAATAAAGACGTGCTTTCCCTCCTCAAGCTGACGTTGTGCATACGAGAGGGACTTCATAATATCTCGCTTCGAGGAAGAATCGATCGAAAATGCGCCGATTTTTTTGAAAAAGGGAAAGCGTGTTAGTCCGTGTTGATCCATCATGGCAAGTGCATCTGTATGGAGGATTGCTTCGTTTAAATAAAACAGTACTAATGGATCCCACCAAGAGGAGTGGTTGATAATATAAATCGCCCCTTGGTGATCCGTCCGAACAGAGCGTGTAGAGAGATGTAAACGGTGGAAGCTTCGTTTAAGTAGCCACGTATTATAGACGTGAAAAATCTTTGTAAAGGAACGACTTTTAGTAGCTTCAATCATCGTGCGAGCTTCCTCTCAAAAAGGAAATAGAGTCCAACAAAGAGTAGGACGGTACTAACGGAAACAATCGGTGCTAGTACGAGTCCGTTAACAAGTGCCACAATAACAAACATAAGGGCCATCGCTACATATAAAAAGACCATCTTAGAACGCCAAAATTCACTGAATCTGTTGCGCCATTCTCCGCCGCGATACACGAGTAAAGAAATGACACCGTGTAAGACAAAGGAGAGAATAAACCAACCGTAAAAGTTAGAAAATGGAATGTCATAATAAAGTCCTCCCTCATTCCAGACCCAATACTGTTTAACGTCGTATGCAACAGGGTCTATAATAAGGTCTAAAGATGTCGCAATAAGTGCGCCGTAGATCGTATAAATAAGGCGCTTAAAACGGCCTACCATATGAATAATGGGAGCTGCTAAAACATGGGAAGTGGCGATAACCATGACCCATGCAAAGCCAATGGTAATAGGAACGCCAATAACTTTAGGACCAAAGTCCGCTTGGTAAGAATAATCACCAAAAAATAGTCCTGTATGTACACCAAAGCTCTCGATAGCCATCGATAAGGCAAATATAAGAATAACTAAAAAGACACCGACAATTTTGAGTTGACTACGTATAAGGTAGACCATCGCAAGAAGTCCTGCTGTAATTAAGAAAACGACGTTAGCCCACTCAAGCCAAGGGGGAACTAAGTCAAATGAGAGTAAAATGACGCCTACTCCATACCATACTAAAAAGAATCGAAATAAGTACAAATCAAACGTTGAAGGCATAATGACTCCTTTCCTTTGCTACAAATTATTGTGCATGTAAAGTGCAGATAGTTGAAAAAAGAAGGATTTTCGTGACATCATAGATGTGTATATTAATTATAGCTTTTAAAGACTCCAAAGTACACGAATGTGCAGGAGATGAGGAGGCAAATATGGAGCAAGTATTAGTAACTGGTGCAGCAAATGGAATTGGAAAAGCTATTGCAACATACTGGTCCGAAAAAGGAGCTCGTGTTTATGTAACCGATGTGGATAGAGACGGTGCTAAAAAAGTGGCAAATGAGTTGGACAATGCGACTGCTTACTCATTGGATGTTGGAAATCCAGAAGAGATAGAAGCATTTTTTCAGTCTGTAGAGGAGCCTTTCGATATTGTTATCAATAATGCAGGTTTATCCACCTTCACTCCGTTACAGGAACTCACCGTAGCAGATTGGGATAACGTTTTAAATGTCAATTTGAGAGGTGTTTTCCTAGTTTCTAAGCACGCATCAAAGACGATGAAAGATGGCAGTAGCATCATAAATATTGCTTCTACTCGTGCATCTATGTCCGAGCCTGACAGTGAGGCATATGCAGCATCCAAAGGTGGAATTGTAGCGTTAACGCATGCTCTAGCTGCAAGCCTGAGTGAGAAGCACATACGTGTGAATGCCATAAGTCCGGGATGGATTCACACTGGAGATTATGGTGAGCTAGAACAATCTCATCACGACATGCATTGGTCAGGTCGAGTTGGTAAGCCGAGTGATGTGGCAGAACTTAGCTATTATT
This window contains:
- a CDS encoding lysophospholipid acyltransferase family protein codes for the protein MIEATKSRSFTKIFHVYNTWLLKRSFHRLHLSTRSVRTDHQGAIYIINHSSWWDPLVLFYLNEAILHTDALAMMDQHGLTRFPFFKKIGAFSIDSSSKRDIMKSLSYAQRQLEEGKHVFIFPQGNEYPLEKRPLQFFAGVAHLKQALPNVPIIPITFYHTHLHHQLPEWFIQIGYPIELDVTKPRKQVTADIEQALTKELDLLKEDVINEAPTFAPLLSGKLGIGATLEKMKSTLRRRN
- a CDS encoding carotenoid biosynthesis protein, whose translation is MPSTFDLYLFRFFLVWYGVGVILLSFDLVPPWLEWANVVFLITAGLLAMVYLIRSQLKIVGVFLVILIFALSMAIESFGVHTGLFFGDYSYQADFGPKVIGVPITIGFAWVMVIATSHVLAAPIIHMVGRFKRLIYTIYGALIATSLDLIIDPVAYDVKQYWVWNEGGLYYDIPFSNFYGWFILSFVLHGVISLLVYRGGEWRNRFSEFWRSKMVFLYVAMALMFVIVALVNGLVLAPIVSVSTVLLFVGLYFLFERKLAR
- a CDS encoding phytoene desaturase family protein translates to MKKIVIIGAGLGGLSAAITLQHAGYQVTVIEKNEHAGGKLHPVKVGEASFDFGPNTITMPHIFNEVIEQTGESPLDYMEFLPLESHTTNAFKDGSSFRFSSNHEILKEELATMRAGEADKVDDYLQEVKRLYELSERYFLRRTFSSWRDYLSAPLAKAMIKSRPLESLDHFHRRYFKDERVIAAFNRYATYIGSSPFSSPATFGMIGHLELTQGVFYTKGGNVQIATGFKRLAEKLGVLFHFSEEVKQIHVVKSRASRVETTKGSYLADLVILNGDLLTQVPKLISEKSRPSLKDKNFASYEPSISAYVIMAETDKRFPLNHHHVFFGDDPKKEFSSIFDHNQYGKDPTMYICTSSKTEPSRSRRGDNLFILANAPALQNKMTQQVPSPAFFYERLEEFGLQVKPHILDSTEVTPAKISHSFNAFYGALYGISSNKRKDTFLRPYNKSTDIDNLYFVGGSTHPGGGSPMVTLSGMNVAKQVIRTVGN
- a CDS encoding SDR family NAD(P)-dependent oxidoreductase — translated: MEQVLVTGAANGIGKAIATYWSEKGARVYVTDVDRDGAKKVANELDNATAYSLDVGNPEEIEAFFQSVEEPFDIVINNAGLSTFTPLQELTVADWDNVLNVNLRGVFLVSKHASKTMKDGSSIINIASTRASMSEPDSEAYAASKGGIVALTHALAASLSEKHIRVNAISPGWIHTGDYGELEQSHHDMHWSGRVGKPSDVAELSYYLAKSVFINGEEIKIDGGMTKKMIY
- a CDS encoding glycosyltransferase, translated to MVELWILLLFILVLWTLFNCLSMPLLKDSSSEHSELVSILIPMRNEEANVERLMKSLQKLTYSHIEVVVLNDGSTDNTGNLLEQAKDQWDQLTVINGKELPEGWVGKVHACHQLSLQANGDFYLFLDADVTVHPKLVERSLAAFTPQTGLISGFPHYPLKSVFGFMLIPMQHFLVFFHLPILLANKTNWQAATAAHGAFMMYRREAYIKMGGHERVKDSLVEDIHSMRAMKQSGYKATIVNNTNSLSCFMYNTSKEVWQGFSKNFFPGLGRSVLVVIALSFLYLILFFLPLPVAIIGLIQGNLMLVVPLLLVMLIKCIIDSFTRQKWWLCTFFPVTIIATIAMLLYSTYLGISKRGFIWKGRQYR